A genomic region of Trichothermofontia sichuanensis B231 contains the following coding sequences:
- a CDS encoding RNA methyltransferase — protein sequence MSAIADSSLSGTGLDHVRIVLVEPAGARNVGAIARVMKNFGLRQLVLVNPHCDPLGAEARQMAVHAADLLAQAQTVSHLPEALAGCQRAIATTDRPRTLNIPLEAPRTALPWLLEAPAALIFGPEDRGLNNQELNYAQRWVGIPTSREYSSLNLAQAVAVCCYELHLSQQSFAVPPSVTSPAVIVPSRGPVLAAASDAGTSIKNLTSVLPDQPPPPTATCLDNSELPATLEALAAYYAHLEAVLLKIGYLYAHTAASRMQKFKRLYNRCQLSANELAMLRGVLRQVEWVMAHPHQANAIAVNPVPIADTLDQSGSE from the coding sequence ATGTCTGCGATCGCCGACTCATCCCTATCTGGAACCGGGTTAGATCATGTCCGGATTGTTCTGGTTGAGCCAGCAGGTGCTCGCAATGTGGGGGCGATCGCACGGGTGATGAAAAACTTTGGGCTACGCCAGTTGGTTTTGGTTAACCCCCACTGTGATCCCCTGGGAGCGGAAGCCCGACAAATGGCGGTTCATGCGGCAGACCTCTTGGCCCAGGCCCAAACGGTAAGCCATTTGCCAGAGGCTTTGGCCGGTTGTCAGCGGGCGATCGCGACGACCGATCGGCCCCGCACGCTCAATATTCCCCTGGAGGCTCCCCGAACCGCGCTTCCCTGGCTCCTGGAAGCACCCGCTGCCCTCATCTTTGGACCTGAAGATCGGGGTCTCAATAATCAGGAACTTAACTATGCCCAGCGCTGGGTTGGTATTCCCACCAGTCGGGAGTACTCTTCGCTCAATCTGGCCCAGGCAGTAGCGGTTTGCTGCTATGAGCTACACTTGAGCCAACAGTCTTTTGCGGTGCCGCCGTCCGTGACTTCCCCTGCGGTCATCGTCCCAAGTAGGGGGCCAGTTCTGGCCGCGGCTTCGGATGCCGGAACGTCGATAAAAAACTTAACCTCCGTTTTACCAGATCAGCCCCCCCCCCCAACGGCTACATGCCTTGATAATTCTGAATTACCAGCAACGTTAGAAGCATTAGCTGCCTATTATGCGCATTTAGAAGCCGTCCTCCTAAAAATCGGTTATCTTTATGCCCATACTGCGGCGAGTCGAATGCAAAAGTTCAAAAGACTTTATAATCGCTGTCAACTTTCCGCCAACGAGCTAGCCATGTTGCGCGGTGTGTTAAGACAAGTTGAATGGGTGATGGCTCATCCTCATCAGGCGAACGCGATCGCAGTTAACCCCGTTCCAATTGCCGATACTTTGGACCAGTCTGGCAGTGAATAG
- a CDS encoding efflux RND transporter permease subunit, translating to MFTNFFIRRPVFASVCSLLIVLIGLVSYSRLPLQEYPSIDPPVVSVRTIYPGANPLVVETEVTEILEKEINGIEGIRTLTSESRDSVSTITIQFNLNRDLEAAAQDVRARVARVGGDLPDDAEAPVVEKEAGDASPIIWFALYGENFTPLELSNYADRFVVDALEMVPGVSSIFVGGERRYAMRLWLDPQRLAARNLTVLDVETALRQENVEIPSGRIEGATTEFSVRTLGRLQTPAEYEALVIKRNADGSQVLLRDVGWAELGAEDDRVIARFNGKPAVALGVVKLSGANTLAVAKGARAKMAELARSFPAGMAYRVAYDQAEFVQLAITEVFRSLYLAIGLVVLVIFFFLHDWRATLIPAITIPISLIGAFGVMFFLGFSINTLTLFALTLATGLVVDDTIVVLENIVRYIREKGYAPFAAAQAAMAEVVFAVIATTVVLIAVFLPVGFTGGTTGRLFNEFALTLAGAVVVSTIVALTLAPAIAARLLKAESGSSIPLLDSFFQLSEWALTQARHGYGVALRWLLGWKWVVVGGFVLALFATGIIYQQLPRGFLPVEDRGAIFIPVIAPEGVSLAYTDHVMRQIEDQLQQVPEVESYFTLAGFSFGAPLANSGFAFTRLIPWSERTAPHQSQQAVVGRLFGGFMQISDALVFPINPPSLPGVGFQQPVQYVLQGSDLDTLARVSQEFTNQARQLPQLVNVDSTLKLNKPELSLRVDRAQAANLGVAVRDIARTLQILLGGEKITSFNQNDRRYEVVVQAEKAFRDAPEDIGQFYVRTHRTGVSPGDRTDTGTERAPQAGNQLVPLSQMVTVEATTTPPKINRFNRFRAATLEAGLAPGVSLGEALAALDALAQRVLPPDMRTTLSGESLEFREAGQATLFIFGLALAFIFLVLAAQFESYLDPLIILLAVPLSLLGAFLGLWLRGLELNIFSQIGLIILIGLVTKNSILIVEFANQLRAQGLPIAQAALEASRIRFRPILMTAFSTIFGLVPLAFATGAGAASRIAIGTAVLGGMLISTLLSLFIIPVFYVIATSGQYHLLHSQPKTTKNDLEQP from the coding sequence ATGTTTACGAATTTCTTCATCCGCCGTCCCGTTTTCGCCTCGGTTTGCTCGCTGCTGATTGTCCTGATTGGGTTAGTCAGCTATAGCCGGTTGCCGTTGCAGGAATACCCCAGCATCGACCCGCCCGTCGTGAGTGTGCGTACCATCTATCCAGGAGCCAATCCGTTGGTGGTGGAAACGGAGGTGACGGAAATCCTGGAAAAGGAAATCAACGGCATTGAAGGAATTCGGACACTGACTTCAGAAAGTCGGGATTCCGTAAGTACGATTACGATCCAGTTCAACCTCAATCGCGATCTGGAGGCAGCAGCCCAGGATGTGCGAGCACGGGTGGCACGGGTGGGAGGGGACTTGCCCGATGATGCCGAGGCTCCTGTCGTGGAGAAGGAAGCGGGGGATGCCTCGCCCATTATTTGGTTCGCACTCTATGGCGAAAATTTCACGCCGCTAGAGTTGAGTAATTACGCCGATCGCTTTGTGGTAGATGCCCTAGAAATGGTGCCGGGGGTGAGCAGTATTTTTGTGGGCGGGGAACGGCGGTATGCGATGCGTCTGTGGTTAGATCCCCAACGGCTAGCGGCGCGGAATTTGACGGTGCTGGATGTGGAAACGGCCCTGCGGCAGGAGAACGTGGAAATTCCCAGTGGCCGGATCGAGGGGGCAACGACGGAGTTTTCGGTGCGAACCCTGGGGCGGTTACAAACGCCGGCAGAATATGAGGCCCTGGTCATCAAACGCAATGCAGACGGTTCCCAGGTGTTGCTGCGGGATGTAGGATGGGCAGAACTGGGGGCCGAGGACGATCGCGTGATCGCCCGGTTTAATGGCAAACCAGCAGTGGCACTGGGGGTAGTGAAACTGTCGGGGGCCAATACGCTGGCAGTGGCCAAAGGGGCACGGGCCAAAATGGCGGAACTGGCCCGATCGTTCCCGGCGGGCATGGCCTATCGGGTGGCCTACGATCAGGCGGAATTTGTGCAGTTGGCAATCACGGAAGTATTTCGATCCTTGTATCTGGCGATCGGGCTGGTGGTGCTGGTCATTTTCTTCTTCCTGCACGATTGGCGGGCCACATTGATCCCGGCGATTACCATTCCCATCTCCTTGATTGGAGCCTTCGGAGTGATGTTTTTCCTGGGCTTTTCCATCAACACCCTGACCCTCTTTGCGCTGACCTTGGCGACGGGGCTGGTGGTGGATGACACGATCGTCGTGCTGGAAAATATTGTCCGCTACATCCGGGAGAAGGGGTATGCTCCCTTTGCCGCCGCCCAAGCAGCGATGGCTGAAGTTGTCTTTGCCGTCATTGCGACCACTGTCGTCTTGATCGCCGTCTTCCTACCCGTAGGATTTACAGGAGGAACGACCGGACGGCTGTTTAATGAATTTGCCCTGACCTTGGCGGGTGCGGTGGTTGTCTCCACGATCGTGGCTTTGACCCTCGCCCCGGCGATCGCGGCCCGGTTACTCAAAGCAGAGTCAGGCTCATCGATCCCCCTGCTAGACAGCTTTTTTCAGCTATCCGAGTGGGCACTGACCCAGGCCCGGCATGGTTACGGTGTGGCCCTGCGCTGGCTCCTGGGCTGGAAGTGGGTAGTGGTGGGTGGTTTTGTCCTGGCCCTATTCGCGACCGGCATCATCTATCAACAGTTACCACGGGGGTTTCTGCCCGTGGAGGATCGGGGTGCGATCTTCATCCCGGTGATTGCACCGGAGGGGGTGAGTCTGGCCTATACCGATCATGTGATGCGCCAGATCGAGGACCAGCTTCAGCAAGTACCAGAGGTGGAAAGCTACTTTACCCTGGCGGGGTTTAGCTTTGGGGCACCGCTGGCCAATTCCGGGTTTGCCTTCACCCGCCTTATCCCTTGGTCAGAACGGACGGCTCCCCACCAATCCCAGCAGGCGGTGGTGGGCCGCCTGTTTGGTGGCTTTATGCAAATTAGCGATGCCCTGGTGTTCCCGATCAATCCGCCTTCGCTACCGGGGGTCGGGTTCCAGCAGCCTGTGCAGTATGTCTTGCAAGGCAGTGATCTGGACACTCTGGCCCGGGTGTCCCAGGAATTTACCAACCAGGCGCGGCAATTGCCCCAACTGGTGAATGTGGATTCGACGCTGAAGCTGAATAAGCCGGAATTGTCCCTCAGGGTCGATCGCGCCCAGGCAGCCAACCTAGGGGTTGCTGTCCGGGATATTGCGCGGACGCTCCAGATCCTGTTGGGTGGTGAAAAGATTACGAGCTTTAACCAGAACGATCGCCGTTATGAGGTGGTTGTCCAGGCGGAAAAAGCCTTTCGCGATGCCCCAGAGGATATTGGCCAGTTTTATGTACGGACCCATCGGACGGGGGTCTCCCCGGGCGATCGGACAGATACGGGAACGGAGCGCGCCCCCCAGGCGGGTAATCAGTTAGTCCCCCTGAGCCAGATGGTAACGGTTGAAGCCACGACGACCCCACCGAAGATCAATCGGTTCAATCGGTTTCGGGCGGCTACCCTAGAAGCAGGTTTAGCCCCTGGCGTTAGTTTAGGCGAAGCACTGGCGGCTCTGGATGCACTCGCCCAACGGGTCCTCCCCCCTGACATGCGCACCACCCTCAGCGGGGAATCCCTTGAGTTTCGCGAGGCCGGTCAGGCAACTCTATTTATCTTTGGGTTGGCCTTGGCCTTTATCTTTCTGGTGTTGGCAGCCCAGTTTGAAAGCTATCTGGACCCCTTGATTATCCTGTTGGCTGTCCCCCTCTCCCTATTGGGAGCTTTTTTGGGGTTGTGGTTACGGGGCTTGGAACTCAATATTTTTAGTCAGATTGGCCTAATTATTCTGATTGGCCTGGTGACCAAGAACTCAATTCTGATCGTGGAATTTGCCAACCAATTGCGGGCACAGGGATTGCCAATCGCCCAAGCTGCCCTCGAAGCCAGCCGGATTCGCTTTCGGCCAATTTTGATGACGGCTTTTTCAACCATTTTTGGCCTTGTACCGCTTGCATTTGCTACCGGGGCCGGCGCTGCCAGCCGGATCGCGATCGGGACCGCTGTTCTGGGTGGAATGCTCATTTCGACCCTACTGAGTTTGTTTATTATTCCGGTTTTCTATGTGATTGCCACCTCTGGGCAATACCACTTACTTCATTCCCAGCCAAAAACCACTAAGAACGATCTAGAGCAACCGTAA
- the sbcD gene encoding exonuclease subunit SbcD, whose protein sequence is MIKLLHLSDIHLGSGFSHGRVNPQTGLNTRLEDFVQTLGRCIDRALAEPVDLVLFGGDAFPDATPLPLVQEAFAREFCRLVAAQIPTVLLVGNHDQHAQGQGGASLCIYRTLGVPGFIVGDRLETHRIETRNGPVQVITLPWVTRSMLLTRPETEGLSLAAVNQLLIDRLRVALEGEIRSLDPDVPTVLLGHLMVDTARYGAERFLAVGKGFTVPLSLLTRDCFDYVALGHVHRHQVLCQSPWVVYPGSIERVDFSEEKEAKGFMLVTLARRQTQAQFCPLPVRRFLTIQVDLASAEDPQATLLAAIAPDQVQDAVVRLVYQLRPEQLSAIDNRTLHDALALAHSYTIQPELVSQWTRSRVPELGVGVNIDPLDALKAYLDSRPDLQELAPDLLTTAAAMLAANDDADRPTEPAEQPVTVAAGIPPEPDPLPSRGPAIAPPLPQADCYSGQDTQLRLL, encoded by the coding sequence ATGATCAAGTTACTCCACCTGTCGGATATTCACCTAGGTAGTGGATTTTCCCACGGACGGGTTAATCCTCAAACGGGGTTGAATACCCGCTTGGAAGATTTTGTCCAAACCCTGGGTCGGTGTATCGATCGTGCCTTGGCGGAACCGGTCGATCTGGTCCTGTTTGGGGGAGATGCTTTTCCCGATGCCACGCCACTGCCGCTGGTGCAGGAAGCGTTTGCCCGTGAGTTTTGCCGCCTGGTTGCGGCCCAAATTCCCACCGTGTTGCTGGTCGGCAACCATGACCAACATGCTCAGGGTCAGGGAGGGGCGAGTTTGTGTATTTATCGCACTCTGGGGGTGCCGGGATTTATCGTCGGCGATCGGCTGGAAACCCATCGCATTGAAACCCGCAATGGGCCGGTACAGGTGATCACCTTACCGTGGGTAACGCGATCGATGCTCTTAACCCGACCCGAAACCGAAGGTCTCTCGTTAGCTGCGGTTAATCAGTTATTGATCGATCGCCTGCGGGTGGCTTTGGAAGGTGAAATTCGATCCCTCGATCCCGATGTGCCCACGGTTTTATTGGGGCATTTGATGGTGGATACGGCTCGCTATGGGGCGGAGCGGTTTTTGGCCGTGGGTAAGGGGTTTACCGTTCCCCTATCCCTGTTAACCCGCGATTGTTTTGACTATGTGGCCCTCGGTCACGTCCACCGCCACCAGGTGCTCTGCCAATCGCCGTGGGTGGTCTATCCTGGCAGTATTGAACGGGTTGATTTTAGCGAAGAGAAAGAAGCTAAAGGCTTTATGCTGGTCACCCTGGCACGGCGGCAAACCCAGGCCCAGTTCTGTCCCCTACCCGTGCGGCGGTTTCTGACTATTCAGGTAGATCTGGCGAGTGCTGAGGATCCCCAAGCAACCCTATTAGCCGCGATCGCGCCGGATCAGGTTCAGGATGCGGTGGTTCGTCTTGTCTACCAGCTCCGACCGGAGCAACTCAGTGCGATCGACAACCGAACACTTCACGACGCCCTCGCCCTTGCCCACAGCTATACCATCCAGCCAGAGTTGGTCAGTCAATGGACGCGATCGCGGGTGCCAGAATTGGGGGTAGGGGTCAATATCGACCCTCTGGATGCCCTGAAAGCCTATCTCGACAGCCGCCCTGATCTCCAGGAACTGGCCCCTGATCTCCTGACCACTGCCGCGGCGATGCTTGCAGCTAATGATGATGCCGACAGGCCAACCGAGCCAGCGGAACAGCCGGTGACTGTCGCCGCAGGAATACCCCCTGAGCCAGACCCCTTGCCTTCCCGTGGGCCGGCAATCGCCCCCCCGCTCCCCCAAGCCGACTGCTATAGTGGGCAGGATACCCAATTACGGTTGCTCTAG
- a CDS encoding efflux RND transporter periplasmic adaptor subunit — MSVLRPTPQRLGLGLLTLMVGVSLITGCSQGPPARMAGGLPPGVPARLATVSTQPLETTSEFVGTLEARQSVSLRPEVNGYVKQIFVQAGDRVPAGKTVALLSLDKQQAQLDREIAALNAATARRGSAIATLRTLEAELVTAEAEVELQKAEYDRIAKLVEEGALAQQALDRVQRDRTKAEADLRAKRQQIEAARASVTEAEADLKQAQAQVTLESERLRDATVTAPFAGVIGDIPVKVGAYVESGDTLMTITQNQVLELRLPIPLERGPDLRLGLPVRIEDAQGRALGNGQVTFISPQVNADAQTILAKVTIDNPQGQLRDGQFVRAKVIWKRQPRAIVIPSTAIVAQGTERLVYLAVPGEAKGSLVAKSQPIQVGQIQGDVTEVVRGLEVGNQIVVSGTQKLAEGVPIVPLGQP; from the coding sequence ATGAGCGTTCTTCGTCCCACTCCCCAACGCTTGGGGCTGGGTCTGCTTACCCTGATGGTGGGGGTCAGTCTGATCACGGGTTGTTCCCAGGGGCCGCCTGCCAGGATGGCTGGGGGACTGCCGCCCGGTGTGCCCGCCCGGTTGGCTACGGTGTCGACCCAACCGCTGGAAACTACCTCTGAGTTTGTGGGGACTTTGGAAGCGCGCCAGTCGGTGTCCCTGCGGCCAGAGGTGAATGGCTATGTTAAACAAATTTTTGTCCAGGCGGGCGATCGCGTTCCGGCGGGAAAAACGGTGGCGTTGCTGAGTTTGGATAAGCAGCAGGCCCAACTGGATCGGGAGATTGCGGCTCTCAATGCGGCTACTGCTCGACGCGGTAGCGCGATCGCAACTCTGCGCACCCTAGAAGCAGAACTGGTGACGGCGGAGGCAGAGGTAGAGCTGCAAAAGGCGGAATATGACCGGATTGCCAAACTGGTGGAAGAGGGTGCCCTGGCCCAGCAAGCCCTCGATCGCGTCCAGCGCGATCGCACCAAGGCCGAGGCGGACCTGCGGGCCAAACGTCAGCAGATCGAAGCGGCCCGTGCCAGTGTCACCGAAGCCGAAGCTGACCTCAAACAAGCCCAGGCCCAGGTCACCCTGGAGTCGGAACGGTTACGGGATGCCACAGTCACGGCTCCCTTCGCGGGCGTGATTGGCGATATTCCCGTCAAAGTGGGGGCCTATGTGGAGTCCGGGGATACCCTGATGACGATTACCCAGAATCAGGTGTTGGAGTTGCGCCTGCCCATTCCCCTAGAACGGGGTCCCGATTTGCGCCTGGGGCTACCGGTACGGATCGAGGATGCCCAGGGTAGAGCATTGGGCAATGGTCAGGTGACCTTTATTTCGCCCCAAGTGAATGCCGATGCCCAGACGATTCTGGCCAAGGTGACGATCGACAATCCCCAGGGCCAGTTGCGGGATGGGCAATTTGTTCGGGCTAAGGTGATCTGGAAGCGGCAACCCCGCGCGATCGTGATTCCCAGTACCGCGATCGTCGCCCAGGGGACTGAGCGGCTGGTCTACCTGGCGGTCCCTGGGGAAGCCAAGGGCAGCCTGGTGGCGAAATCCCAACCGATCCAGGTGGGCCAAATTCAGGGGGATGTGACTGAAGTGGTTCGGGGGCTGGAGGTAGGTAATCAAATTGTGGTGTCGGGTACCCAAAAACTGGCAGAGGGGGTGCCGATCGTGCCTTTGGGGCAGCCCTAG
- a CDS encoding zinc metalloprotease HtpX has translation MSSATDLLQEGIKAVRQGRYAEAIAPLIAFSQACTNPQSMDFLQAQRGLLKAYQATGQIDAARDLCQRLLEIDDPALRALANKALAALASAETTPSPEPSAAAPSTPTAPSPAQTERLDLLKQGIQLARRGDYAAAIAPLQEYSESCANQGSNYFLQAQRALVKSYQALGQVEQAIARCEQFRDSEHPALKAWANQCLAALAPAMPTPETTATATSPVAPEASAAATSPAPRPRSGRGVKSTNTSAIALQKAGRAAKAGVKLTMAGVGGSLVLASTVTLSLLFGMVFVLILGLLLIQGSINPTLGFAIALGFTLLFNLASFFIAPFWMDLMQAWLYGTRWVTLSDIERRSPESGRTIRRVCAEYKLKQPRLGLISDQNPTAFTYGSFPNASRLVVSQGLFTYLDDDEIAAVYAHELGHIVHWDFAIMTLASTLVQTAYLVYVYVRRMTTHLGKKQREAATNLALAAYVFYVIGTYLLLYLSRVREYFANHFAAEVTGNPNALSRALVKIAYGILEEGKRAEEPSRLVEGTRALGIYDARAAAGVGTAYRVVSEPAQIGRVFLWDLFNPWAWWMELNSTHPLTGKRVRALSTYAEQLGLDVEFDMGKVVAEGKKLNKRKLYGHFVLDVLLYLSPAIGFLVGLAVGIALFLWTWNWGALLGMMLLGFGIGQLCQTLALFPNFGRAPQKDILTLMSDPYASPLRGQPVKLAGTVIGRGDVGYRFGSDLKFQDGTGMVFVRYSSRFGPLGNFLFGASQADGFVNREASVTGWFRRGVMSWVDLIQLRRQNDGRVVNSYHRFWGFLLAIGAIVLSFLIMANAPAPQGKPFPAGQGPTTGVVAADVPSLQDEWVPVGKVGEMAIAVHTDSLSKTGTTAQVWASMKPANVPTQIQEIPTQLQQMTVNCPTKMVQWQRSVIVDPSGQVLVDSQTAEEMPAASPPSQLATVENGLDSIVRYVCR, from the coding sequence ATGTCTTCTGCTACTGACCTACTCCAGGAGGGGATCAAGGCTGTTCGCCAGGGGCGCTACGCTGAGGCGATCGCCCCCCTGATAGCCTTTTCCCAGGCATGCACTAACCCGCAATCGATGGACTTTTTACAGGCCCAGCGCGGTTTGCTCAAAGCCTATCAAGCTACGGGGCAAATTGACGCAGCCCGTGATCTGTGCCAACGGTTGCTAGAGATTGATGATCCGGCCCTCAGGGCATTGGCTAATAAGGCCCTGGCGGCTCTGGCTAGTGCCGAAACCACCCCCAGCCCTGAACCCTCAGCGGCGGCACCCTCCACGCCAACCGCACCCTCCCCCGCCCAAACAGAGCGACTGGATCTCCTGAAGCAGGGCATTCAGCTGGCGCGACGGGGGGATTATGCAGCCGCGATCGCGCCCCTGCAAGAATATTCCGAAAGTTGCGCTAACCAGGGGTCTAACTATTTCCTGCAAGCCCAACGGGCGTTAGTAAAGTCATACCAAGCCCTGGGCCAAGTGGAGCAGGCGATCGCCCGCTGCGAACAGTTCCGTGACAGCGAACATCCAGCCCTGAAAGCCTGGGCCAACCAATGTCTGGCTGCCCTTGCACCAGCCATGCCTACACCAGAGACCACAGCGACGGCCACTTCTCCGGTTGCACCAGAGGCATCGGCGGCAGCCACTTCCCCGGCCCCAAGACCGCGATCGGGTCGAGGAGTCAAGTCTACCAACACCTCAGCAATAGCCCTGCAAAAGGCGGGACGGGCAGCGAAGGCTGGGGTCAAGCTCACAATGGCGGGCGTAGGCGGCAGCTTAGTCCTAGCCTCCACGGTCACCCTGTCGTTACTGTTCGGCATGGTCTTTGTCCTGATCCTGGGTCTCCTCCTGATTCAAGGCAGCATCAACCCCACCCTGGGTTTCGCGATCGCCCTGGGTTTCACGCTCCTCTTCAATCTGGCCAGCTTTTTCATTGCACCGTTCTGGATGGATCTGATGCAGGCTTGGCTCTACGGCACCCGTTGGGTCACCCTCAGCGATATTGAGCGACGCAGCCCGGAATCGGGGCGCACTATTCGCCGCGTCTGTGCCGAGTACAAGCTCAAACAACCGCGCCTGGGCCTGATCTCCGACCAGAATCCTACGGCATTTACCTATGGCTCTTTCCCCAATGCCTCGCGCCTAGTGGTGAGTCAGGGGCTGTTTACCTATCTTGATGACGATGAGATTGCGGCGGTCTATGCCCATGAGTTGGGACACATTGTCCATTGGGACTTTGCCATCATGACCCTCGCTTCGACACTGGTGCAAACAGCTTATCTTGTCTATGTCTACGTCCGCCGGATGACCACCCATCTCGGTAAGAAGCAACGGGAAGCGGCGACTAATTTAGCGCTGGCGGCCTACGTTTTTTATGTGATTGGTACCTATCTCCTGCTCTATCTGTCGCGGGTGCGGGAATATTTCGCCAATCATTTTGCGGCTGAGGTGACGGGGAACCCCAATGCCCTGTCTCGTGCCCTCGTGAAAATCGCCTATGGCATTTTAGAGGAAGGCAAACGGGCCGAGGAACCCAGTCGCCTAGTGGAAGGGACTCGTGCCCTGGGGATTTATGACGCCCGTGCCGCAGCCGGGGTGGGGACGGCCTATCGAGTGGTTTCGGAACCGGCCCAGATCGGACGGGTTTTCCTCTGGGATTTGTTTAACCCCTGGGCCTGGTGGATGGAGTTGAACTCAACGCACCCCTTGACGGGGAAACGGGTCCGGGCGCTCTCCACCTATGCGGAACAGTTGGGCCTGGACGTCGAGTTTGACATGGGTAAGGTGGTGGCTGAAGGCAAGAAGCTGAATAAGCGCAAGCTCTATGGTCACTTCGTCCTGGATGTGTTGCTGTATTTGTCGCCGGCGATCGGGTTCCTGGTGGGGTTAGCCGTGGGTATCGCCCTTTTCCTGTGGACCTGGAATTGGGGGGCGTTGCTGGGCATGATGCTTCTGGGCTTTGGCATCGGCCAGTTGTGCCAAACCCTGGCTCTGTTCCCCAATTTCGGGCGGGCACCCCAGAAGGATATCTTGACGCTCATGTCTGATCCCTATGCCAGTCCCCTGCGCGGTCAACCCGTCAAGTTGGCGGGGACCGTGATTGGTCGGGGCGATGTGGGCTATCGCTTTGGCTCCGATCTCAAATTCCAGGATGGGACGGGGATGGTCTTTGTGCGCTATAGTTCGCGCTTTGGGCCGTTGGGCAACTTCCTGTTTGGGGCCAGTCAGGCAGACGGCTTTGTGAACCGAGAGGCGAGTGTGACGGGGTGGTTCCGGCGGGGGGTGATGTCTTGGGTGGATCTCATCCAACTGCGTCGCCAAAACGATGGCCGGGTTGTGAACAGTTATCACCGCTTCTGGGGGTTCCTGCTGGCGATCGGCGCGATCGTGCTTAGCTTCTTGATTATGGCCAATGCTCCTGCCCCCCAAGGCAAACCCTTCCCGGCTGGTCAGGGGCCGACAACGGGCGTGGTGGCAGCGGATGTCCCCAGTTTGCAGGATGAGTGGGTCCCGGTCGGGAAAGTGGGCGAAATGGCGATCGCGGTTCATACCGACTCTTTAAGCAAAACCGGAACCACAGCCCAAGTGTGGGCTAGCATGAAGCCAGCGAATGTCCCCACCCAAATCCAAGAGATCCCCACCCAACTGCAACAGATGACCGTCAATTGCCCAACCAAAATGGTGCAATGGCAGCGGTCAGTCATCGTTGATCCGTCGGGACAAGTGCTCGTGGATAGCCAAACCGCAGAAGAGATGCCAGCGGCGTCACCCCCCTCACAACTGGCAACAGTAGAAAATGGTCTCGATTCCATCGTCCGTTACGTCTGCCGTTAA
- a CDS encoding IS1 family transposase (programmed frameshift) — protein MAECCVKCGHPHVVKNGFVAGRQRFKCKSCHYQFTTEKLERGKPLWMKLEAVLLYISGLSLNAIAENLDVSAQAVLNWVRDFARANIEKPEPGKVVVVELDEFWHFVEFKKNRIWIWKAYDRDHGQLIDWELGNRDCETVERLLERLAQWQVTVYCTDGWQGFESLLDEHPDAYHVATKTETKAIERNNSDHRHWFARFKRKSKVVSKSLEMVDLTMALFAKFRVNGNIELLRNWRLSLLT, from the exons ATGGCAGAGTGTTGCGTCAAGTGTGGTCACCCGCATGTGGTCAAGAATGGCTTCGTAGCTGGACGCCAACGCTTCAAGTGTAAGTCCTGTCACTACCAGTTCACAACTGAGAAGCTAGAGCGAGGTAAACCCCTATGGATGAAGTTAGAAGCGGTTCTACTCTATATTAGTGGTCTGTCCCTGAATGCCATTGCTGAGAACTTGGATGTATCGGCTCAGGCGGTGTTGAACTGGGTTCGCGACTTTGCTAGGGCCAATATTGAGAAGCCGGAACCGGGCAAAGTGGTTGTCGTGGAGTTAGATGAGTTCTGGCATTTCGTCGAGT TCAAAAAAAACCGAATATGGATCTGGAAAGCGTATGACCGTGATCATGGGCAACTTATTGACTGGGAATTGGGAAATCGTGATTGTGAGACTGTAGAGAGACTGCTGGAACGCTTAGCACAGTGGCAAGTTACGGTTTACTGCACCGATGGTTGGCAGGGCTTTGAATCCCTGCTGGACGAGCATCCGGATGCTTATCATGTCGCAACTAAGACTGAAACGAAGGCGATCGAACGGAACAACTCAGATCACCGTCATTGGTTTGCTCGCTTTAAGCGGAAAAGCAAGGTTGTCTCCAAAAGTCTGGAAATGGTCGATCTGACAATGGCACTATTTGCAAAGTTTCGCGTCAATGGCAATATTGAGTTACTGCGAAATTGGAGGCTATCATTACTTACTTGA
- a CDS encoding DUF2256 domain-containing protein produces MPRQTRKSDLPQKICPVCQRPFTWRKKWATCWDEVKYCSERCRRRRPASAH; encoded by the coding sequence ATGCCCCGCCAGACGCGAAAATCCGACTTACCGCAAAAAATCTGCCCCGTTTGCCAGCGACCTTTCACTTGGCGGAAAAAATGGGCCACCTGTTGGGATGAGGTTAAGTATTGTTCGGAGCGCTGCCGTCGCCGTCGCCCTGCCTCTGCGCATTAG